DNA from Streptomyces sp. NBC_01476:
ACAGCGACCTGCCCGAACCGGGCTGCGACCTGCGCCGGCTCGCCCTTGACGGCGGACCGGAGGAGACCTTGTGGCACTGCTCCTCACCGGTCCAGGCGGTGGCGGTCACCGCGGCGGGTACCGTACTCGCGCTGGCCAGCGACGCGGCAGGCCAGAGCGCGACACCGCCACGGGTCTGGCTGGTGGCGGGGCCGGGCGTGGCCCGCGCAGAACCCGCCTTTCCGGCCGCCGACCTGGAGTGCGAGCGGGCGCTGCTCTCGGACTGCCGGCCGCTGGCCGCGCCGGTACTGCTCGCCACCGCGGGGGAGGACGCGCTCTTCGTCGCGACCGTCGGCGACGAGGTCGCCCTCTTCCGCTCCCCGCCCGGTGGTGCGCCGGTACGGATCAGCCCGCCGGGCAGTTCGGTGACCGACTTCGGCGCGGCCGCCGGATCGGTCGCGCTCTGTCTGGAATCGGCGACCCGGCCGACCGAGCTGTACCTCGACGGGAAACCCGTCTCCGATCTCAACACCCGGTGGGCGCAGGCCGCGTGTCCGGTGGCGCCCGAGCGGATCACCGTCCCCGCGCCCGACGGCCTCGAACTGCCCGGCCTGCTGTACCGCTCGCCGGCCGGGGACGGCCGGGTGCTGCTGCGGGTGCACGGCGGCCCGCACATGGCCTTCGGCAACACCTTCGACCTGGAGACGCAGACCCAGCTCGCCGCCGGCTACCACGTCCTGGTCCCCACCCTGCGCGGCAGCGCGGGCCTCGGTACCGGTTTCCGCGCCCTGAGCGTCAATCAGTGGGGACGCGCCGACCACGGCGACCTGATGGCCTTCGCCGACTGGACGGTACGCTCCGGCACCGGCCTGCCCGGGCGGCTCTACCTCGCGGGCGGCAGCTACGGCGGCTACCTGATCAACTGGACGCTCACCCGCACCGGCCGTTTCCGGGCCGCGGTCTCGGAGCGTTCGGTCGCGAACCTGCTCTCCAAATACGGCACGTCGGACAACGGGTTCACCGTCAACAGGTTCGAGTTCGGCGGCCTCGACCTCTTCGACGCCGGGGCCCGTGAACTCCTCGACCGCTCGCCGCTCCACCATGCGCAGCGGATCACCACACCGCTGCTGCTCATCCACGGCGAGCTCGATCAGCGCTGCCCGATAGAGCAGTCGGAGCAGTTGTTCACCGCTCTGCGCAGGCTGGGCCGGGAGACGGTCTTCGTCCGGCTCCCGGGCGAGTCCCACGGCTATACGGCCGGCGGCCGTCCTGACCGGCGCATCGCGCGGCTGAAGCTGATCACCGACTGGCTTGACGCCCACCCGCCCCTCGATCCTGCCGCCCCCCACGGCTGAGCCCTCGCCGGTACGCCGCCGCCCGGCCCGTCCGCCCACCGTGGAGCACCCATGTCCGCACACTGCCGGCTGACCGTTCGCAAGCCCGGCTTCGGCAACTCCATCTCCCCTTCCCACCGGCGCACAAGCGCCGATTCGACCCGAACATCCGTCCCCGCACACCTCCGCGGAAGACCGGGCCGCCGCCCAGGCCGAACTGCGGCGCCAGCCGCGGGACGCCGGCGCCACCCGGGTCCGCAACCAGGACGCCGTCGACGGCCGCCCGCGCGGCTACCAGGGAGCCTTCGGCCTGTCCCGGATCAATCTCCGCGGCCTCGCCCACGCCGGCCATCTCCCCGGGGTGCGCAAGTCCGGCTGGTGAGCGCTCCGCCGGGAGGAGACCGGCCCACCCGCTGCTACGACTCCGCTCCGGTCGTCCGGGTGACCGGGGCGGGCCGGGGCTGCAGCACGCCGTCCAGGTAGAGGTCGACCTTCTCGTTGTAGAAGGCGACCAGGCCGGCGATGGGCGCCATCGCCGTGGTGGGGAAGTCGTACGCCCACACGATGTCCTCGTGTGTGCCCTCGCCGCCGGTGAAGGACCAGTAGCCACTGGTGCGGCCCTTGTACGGGCACGCGGTGACGGTGTCCGTCGGGTCGAGCCGCGTCCAGTCGACGCTGGAGCGGTCGAGGTAGTAACGGGTCGGCAGTCCCGTCTCGAAGACCATGACCGTATTGGGCGCGTCGGCGAGCACCGTGCCGTCCACCTCGACCCGTACGCTCCGGTTCGACCGCAGCGCGTCGACCCGGGTGTACGGGTTGCGGGGGTGGACGAACACCTGCTCGTCCTCCTCGAACCAGGCGTCGACGGCCTCCCAGCGGAAGCGCGCGGTGCCGATCAGCCGTTCGGGTGCGCCCTCGGACCAGACCCAGGCGGCGCCGGCCCGGGTGTCGGCGCCCACCTGGAGGGCGTGCCGGCGCGCGGGGCCGGGGCTCAGCCGCCCGGCGCGGTTCTCGTCGACGAGGGTCGCGCCGGTCAGGTCCGCCGGCGGAACGCAGAACTGCGGATAGCCGGGCCACTCCCATACGTACAGCGCGCGCTGGGTGTCGAACACGGTACGGCCGCCGACCTGGCCGCGGACCCGCCGCGGCACCGGCTCGACATGGCCGACCGGAACGATCAGGCCGGGATAGTTCACTGCCGGGTCGTTCATGGCTCTCCCCAGGACGTACTCGGACCGCTCATTCCCGCCAGTGTGCCAAGAACGGGTCCGGCAGCCCGTCAACCCGCCAGGTGCGTGAAGGCGAGTTCGTCCTGCGGGGCGAGCGTCATGACGACACTGGACCCCTCGTGCAGCACACCGTCCAGCGTGATGAGGACCTTGGTGGGGCCCACTTCGGCGAAGGCGATCCGCCCGTACACCGGAATGCCCTCGGAACTCTCGTAGGCGAAGGTCCGGCCGATGAAGCTGTCGTTGAGGTCCCTGGCCGCGACGGTCCTGGTGTTGGCGCTGATGTTCACGTGGCTCTCCCTGCGCGAGGTACGGACGCGTGAGCCTACTGGGTGACCCCGGCGCGGCTGGGTGCCGCATCCCCCTGGGCCGGCCGGTGAGCGCCGGCGCACCCGCGTGCCGGCGCTCACCGGCCGGGCGCGCGCCCACCGCACCACCGGCCGTACGAGATTCCCCTGTCGGGCACCTGTCTCGTACCGCCGGGCGTGGCCATAATGCGGACCATGGGGTCGGTGATCACCGTGGTGTCCGTCGCACTGGTGATCGCGGGCGCCGCGGCGGCCCTCTTCTGGCTGGTCCGTGGCCGCCGGGGCTTCGGCACACCCGCCGACCGGGCCGCGTACGCCACCTTGCATGCCGCCTCGCTGGCCGCGCCGCCGCTGCGGGACGGACTGACCGCCGAGTCGGCGCGCCGGGCCGCCGGACACCTGAGAGCGCTGCTGGGCACACCCGCGCTGGCCGTGATCGGCGACGGCGAACTCCTCGCCTGGGAAGGCCCGGGCAAGCGGCACGCGGCGCAGGCGGTGGAACACGCGCGTGACGCGGTACGGGCCGGGCGGCCCTGGGTGGTGCCCGCGGGGGCGATCGCGTGCGGGGACATCGACTGCCCGGTGCGCGGCGCCGTCGTGGTGCCGCTGGTGGTGGACGGCCTGGTCGTCGGCGCCCTGTCGGTGTACGTACGGCAGGTGTCGGCCGGGCTGGTCCGCGCCGCAGGCGAGGTGGCCCACTGGGTCATCTCCCAGCTCGAACTCGCCGAACTGGACCACTCCAGGACCCGGATGATGGAGGCGGAACTGCGCTCCCTGCGGGCCCAAATCTCCCCGCACTTCGTCTACAACGCGCTCACCGCCATCGCGTCCTTCGTCCGTACCGACCCGGACCAGGCCCGGGAGCTGCTGCTGGAGTTCGCCGAGCTGACCCGCTACAGCCTGCGCACCCACGGTCAGTTCAGCACCCTGGCCGAGGAACTCCACTCGGTGGACAGCTACTTGCGTCTTGAACGGGCCCGCTTCGGTGACCGGCTGCGGGTGGAGCTGCTGATCGCCCCCGAAGTGCTCCCCGTCGCGGTGCCGTTCTTGTGCCTGCAGCCGATCGTGGAGAACGCGGTACGGCACGGGCTCGGTCCCAAGCCGGCCGCCGGGCTGATCACCATCAGGGCCGAGGACGCGGGCGCCGAGTGCCGGATCAGTGTGGAGGACGACGGGGTGGGCATGGATCCGGAGGAACTGCGGTCCCTGCTGGCAGGGGAGACCGACGGGGACTCGCTCGGCCTCGGCAACGTGGACGAGCGGCTGCGTACGGTCTTCGGCGACGAGTACGGCCTGGTGGTGGAGACCGCGCCGG
Protein-coding regions in this window:
- a CDS encoding S9 family peptidase, with protein sequence MTVTPQDLTALRLVGSPAVHPAGGRVVAAVQSVDPESLRYRSRLWTFTADRPAEPLTDAGPWSDTLPRFSPDGTHLAFLSDRGGERRLWVVPADGTGTPRALDGPDARPTAAVWLGPDRLLVLAERPAPHPEGAPVVIDWLRYKSDGAAGPLEPTGELWLLGLDGAASALHRSADRLRAPACDGQYAYYAAAPRHSDLPEPGCDLRRLALDGGPEETLWHCSSPVQAVAVTAAGTVLALASDAAGQSATPPRVWLVAGPGVARAEPAFPAADLECERALLSDCRPLAAPVLLATAGEDALFVATVGDEVALFRSPPGGAPVRISPPGSSVTDFGAAAGSVALCLESATRPTELYLDGKPVSDLNTRWAQAACPVAPERITVPAPDGLELPGLLYRSPAGDGRVLLRVHGGPHMAFGNTFDLETQTQLAAGYHVLVPTLRGSAGLGTGFRALSVNQWGRADHGDLMAFADWTVRSGTGLPGRLYLAGGSYGGYLINWTLTRTGRFRAAVSERSVANLLSKYGTSDNGFTVNRFEFGGLDLFDAGARELLDRSPLHHAQRITTPLLLIHGELDQRCPIEQSEQLFTALRRLGRETVFVRLPGESHGYTAGGRPDRRIARLKLITDWLDAHPPLDPAAPHG
- a CDS encoding DUF427 domain-containing protein; translated protein: MNDPAVNYPGLIVPVGHVEPVPRRVRGQVGGRTVFDTQRALYVWEWPGYPQFCVPPADLTGATLVDENRAGRLSPGPARRHALQVGADTRAGAAWVWSEGAPERLIGTARFRWEAVDAWFEEDEQVFVHPRNPYTRVDALRSNRSVRVEVDGTVLADAPNTVMVFETGLPTRYYLDRSSVDWTRLDPTDTVTACPYKGRTSGYWSFTGGEGTHEDIVWAYDFPTTAMAPIAGLVAFYNEKVDLYLDGVLQPRPAPVTRTTGAES
- a CDS encoding sensor histidine kinase, with protein sequence MRTMGSVITVVSVALVIAGAAAALFWLVRGRRGFGTPADRAAYATLHAASLAAPPLRDGLTAESARRAAGHLRALLGTPALAVIGDGELLAWEGPGKRHAAQAVEHARDAVRAGRPWVVPAGAIACGDIDCPVRGAVVVPLVVDGLVVGALSVYVRQVSAGLVRAAGEVAHWVISQLELAELDHSRTRMMEAELRSLRAQISPHFVYNALTAIASFVRTDPDQARELLLEFAELTRYSLRTHGQFSTLAEELHSVDSYLRLERARFGDRLRVELLIAPEVLPVAVPFLCLQPIVENAVRHGLGPKPAAGLITIRAEDAGAECRISVEDDGVGMDPEELRSLLAGETDGDSLGLGNVDERLRTVFGDEYGLVVETAPGAGTKVNVRVPKYRNGVHAS